The genomic stretch TTGCATCGAATATCGACGAAAAATCGTAGTGCTCGCGCAGTGCTTGATCTGCTTGCTGCACGGTAGAGACAACCAAACTTAATGACAACAACCCAGACCACGCCGTCGCATGCTGCGCTGCACACGTTCCCGATTTCGCAGCAGGCCACTCAATGAACCAGTATGACCCAAAGCGCGGGATTGCGTTGTCAGTGGGCGCGTCTGCGCTATTTGCATTGCTGTCGGGTTACGCAAAACTTCTCGCGCCACTCAGTGGCCTCGACATCTTCGCGTGGCGCATCGTGTGGACCATACCGGGCGCGTTATTGCTGATCGTTCTGCGCCAACGCCTGCCGATATTCCGGCAATTGATCGCCCGCATGTTCCGCGAGCCGGTGCTTGGCCTCTCGATGATCGTCGGCGCGGTGCTGCTCGGTCTGCAACTATGGGTGTTTCTATGGGCGCCGCTGCACGGCCGGATGCTCGAAGTATCGCTCGGCTATTTCCTGTTGCCGCTGGTGATGGTGCTGGTTGGACGCTTCTATTATCACGAGCGGCTCGACGGTTTGCAGTGGCTGGCCGTCGCCTGCGCCGCATTGGGTGTCGTGCATGAACTTTGGGTGACAGGCGCGTTCTCATGGCCGACCTTGCTCGTCGCACTCGGCTATCCGCCGTATTTCGTGCTGCGCCGCAAAATCAACCAGGATTCACTCGCGATGTTCACCGTGGAGATGTCGGTGCTGCTGCCGGTGGCGATCATGCTCGTCATCAGCGGCGGCTCGCTGACGAAGATCGCCGGCCGTCTCGACATGTGGTGCCTGCTGTTGCCTGGCCTTGGCGCGCTCAGCACCGTCGCACTGGCTTCGTATCTGAAGGCGAGCCGCTTATTGCCGGTCGCGTTGTTCGGCATTCTCGGCTATGTCGAGCCCGTGTTGCTGGTGGTGGTCTCGGTGACCTTGCTCGGCGAAAC from Paraburkholderia sp. IMGN_8 encodes the following:
- the rarD gene encoding EamA family transporter RarD, which produces MNQYDPKRGIALSVGASALFALLSGYAKLLAPLSGLDIFAWRIVWTIPGALLLIVLRQRLPIFRQLIARMFREPVLGLSMIVGAVLLGLQLWVFLWAPLHGRMLEVSLGYFLLPLVMVLVGRFYYHERLDGLQWLAVACAALGVVHELWVTGAFSWPTLLVALGYPPYFVLRRKINQDSLAMFTVEMSVLLPVAIMLVISGGSLTKIAGRLDMWCLLLPGLGALSTVALASYLKASRLLPVALFGILGYVEPVLLVVVSVTLLGETLGAQQLATYIPIWIAVALTALHSVRLVSLAPR